Proteins encoded together in one Streptomyces umbrinus window:
- the whiG gene encoding RNA polymerase sigma factor WhiG produces the protein MPQHTSGSDRAAVPPAARGGVRPPAPSTLDELWRSYKTTGDERLREQLILHYSPLVKYVAGRVSVGLPPNVEQADFVSSGVFGLIDAIEKFDIEREIKFETYAITRIRGAMIDELRALDWIPRSVRQKARNVERAYATLEARLRRTPSECEVAGEMGIPVDELHAVFSQLSLANVVALEELLHVGGEGGDRLSLMDTLEDTAADNPVEVAEDRELRRFLARAINTLPEREKTVVTLYYYEGLTLAEIGNVLGVTESRVSQIHTKSVLQLRAKLASFGR, from the coding sequence ATGCCCCAGCACACCTCCGGGTCTGACCGGGCGGCTGTTCCCCCCGCTGCCCGCGGCGGCGTGCGGCCGCCCGCCCCCTCGACGCTCGACGAGCTGTGGAGGTCGTACAAGACCACGGGCGACGAGCGACTGCGCGAGCAGCTGATCCTCCACTACTCGCCGCTGGTGAAGTACGTCGCGGGCCGGGTGAGTGTGGGCCTGCCGCCCAACGTGGAGCAGGCGGACTTCGTCTCGTCGGGTGTGTTCGGGCTGATCGACGCCATCGAGAAGTTCGACATCGAGCGGGAGATCAAGTTCGAGACGTACGCGATCACGCGGATCCGGGGCGCGATGATCGACGAGCTGAGGGCGCTGGACTGGATCCCGCGTTCCGTGCGGCAGAAGGCGCGCAATGTCGAGCGGGCCTACGCGACGCTGGAGGCACGGCTGCGGCGTACGCCGTCGGAGTGCGAGGTGGCCGGCGAGATGGGCATCCCGGTTGACGAACTGCATGCGGTGTTCAGCCAGTTGTCGCTGGCGAACGTGGTCGCCCTGGAGGAACTGCTGCATGTCGGCGGTGAGGGCGGCGACCGGCTGAGCCTGATGGACACCCTTGAGGACACCGCGGCTGACAACCCCGTGGAGGTCGCCGAGGACCGGGAACTGCGGCGCTTCCTGGCACGTGCCATCAACACGCTGCCCGAGCGCGAGAAGACCGTCGTCACGCTCTACTACTACGAGGGACTCACACTCGCAGAGATCGGCAACGTCCTGGGTGTGACGGAGAGCCGGGTCAGCCAGATCCACACCAAGTCCGTCCTCCAGCTCCGCGCCAAGCTGGCGAGCTTCGGACGCTGA
- a CDS encoding murein hydrolase activator EnvC family protein — MREDQSTRTWLTLLPALTVALMVAAVGALGAALPTATALDGGPGGGPSGGPGGSSPPAPPAVPAPPADTPVPAVGRAWPVGLRPSVIRGWEPPATTYGRGHRGVDLAANPGTPVRAVAPGRVSFAGRVAGRGVVSVELNGTGDPPLRTTYEPVRATAKKGAVVAAGEVIGVLEPTGSHCPASCLHWGLRRADTYLDPLSLLPPWLLGRGPSRLLPVIGVPESEVRAVP, encoded by the coding sequence ATGCGAGAAGACCAATCGACGCGTACGTGGCTGACGCTGCTGCCTGCCTTGACCGTGGCCCTGATGGTGGCCGCCGTGGGTGCCTTGGGTGCTGCTCTCCCCACGGCGACCGCCCTCGACGGCGGTCCCGGCGGTGGCCCAAGCGGCGGCCCCGGCGGCAGTTCGCCCCCGGCTCCACCCGCCGTCCCGGCTCCACCCGCCGACACACCGGTGCCCGCCGTCGGCCGCGCCTGGCCGGTGGGCCTGCGTCCATCGGTGATACGCGGCTGGGAACCCCCGGCCACCACCTACGGCCGGGGCCATCGCGGGGTCGACCTCGCCGCGAACCCCGGCACCCCGGTCCGCGCCGTGGCTCCGGGCCGTGTCTCCTTCGCGGGCCGGGTGGCGGGCCGTGGAGTCGTCTCGGTGGAACTGAACGGCACGGGCGACCCTCCCCTGCGCACGACCTACGAGCCGGTGCGGGCGACGGCGAAGAAGGGCGCGGTGGTGGCGGCGGGCGAGGTGATCGGCGTACTGGAACCGACGGGGTCGCACTGTCCGGCGTCCTGCCTGCACTGGGGACTGCGCAGGGCCGACACCTACCTGGATCCCCTGTCCCTGCTCCCGCCGTGGCTGCTCGGCCGGGGTCCGTCACGGCTGCTGCCGGTCATCGGGGTTCCCGAGTCCGAGGTACGTGCCGTGCCCTAA
- a CDS encoding NUDIX hydrolase: MRKVARVVLLDPQDRILLLHGHEPDDPSDNWWFTPGGGVEGDETREEAARRELVEETGITEVELGPVLWRRTCSFPFAGRRWDQEEWYYLARTTQTATEATGLTELERRSVAGARWWTCQELNQAHETVYPTRLAELLRRLLDEGPPAGPETLDTEIV, translated from the coding sequence CTGCGGAAGGTCGCCCGGGTGGTGCTGCTCGACCCGCAGGACCGCATCCTGCTGCTCCACGGCCACGAACCCGACGACCCGTCGGACAACTGGTGGTTCACACCGGGCGGCGGCGTGGAGGGCGACGAGACGCGGGAAGAGGCCGCCCGCCGGGAACTCGTGGAGGAGACCGGCATCACCGAGGTCGAGCTGGGCCCGGTGCTGTGGCGGCGGACCTGTTCGTTCCCGTTCGCGGGGCGCCGCTGGGACCAGGAGGAGTGGTACTACCTGGCCCGTACGACACAGACGGCGACCGAGGCCACGGGACTGACCGAGCTGGAACGGCGCAGTGTCGCCGGAGCGCGCTGGTGGACGTGCCAGGAACTTAACCAGGCACATGAGACGGTGTATCCGACCAGACTCGCCGAGCTGCTGCGCAGGCTGCTCGACGAAGGGCCCCCGGCCGGTCCCGAGACCCTCGACACGGAAATCGTCTAG
- a CDS encoding TetR/AcrR family transcriptional regulator, which translates to MAEHRSMQRAALLDAARSLLSEGGTEALTFPALAERTGLARSSVYEYFRSRAAVVEELCEVDFPVWAAEVEAAMALAGTPEGKVEAYVRQQLGLVGDRRHRAVVAISASELDAGAREKIRAAHGGLVAMIVEALRDIGHEQPRMAAMLLQGIVDAAVRRIEIGAAEDPDVITDAAVAMALRGVQG; encoded by the coding sequence GTGGCCGAGCACCGGTCGATGCAGCGAGCCGCCCTGCTGGACGCGGCACGGTCACTGCTGTCCGAGGGCGGGACGGAGGCGCTGACGTTCCCGGCACTGGCCGAGCGGACGGGTCTGGCGCGGTCCTCCGTGTACGAGTACTTCCGGTCGCGGGCAGCCGTCGTCGAAGAGCTCTGTGAGGTCGACTTCCCGGTATGGGCGGCCGAGGTCGAGGCGGCGATGGCGCTGGCCGGGACGCCCGAGGGCAAGGTCGAGGCGTACGTCCGCCAGCAGCTCGGCCTCGTCGGCGACCGGCGTCACCGGGCCGTCGTGGCGATCTCCGCGAGCGAGCTCGACGCGGGTGCGCGCGAGAAGATCCGCGCGGCTCACGGCGGACTCGTCGCGATGATCGTGGAAGCGCTGCGGGACATCGGCCACGAGCAGCCCCGGATGGCCGCGATGCTCCTCCAGGGGATCGTGGACGCGGCCGTGCGCAGGATCGAGATCGGTGCGGCCGAGGATCCCGATGTGATCACCGACGCCGCGGTGGCGATGGCCCTGCGGGGCGTCCAGGGCTGA
- the dprA gene encoding DNA-processing protein DprA → MSGASSGGGGSGESEYRRDGRDGGDDARLHRAFLARVVEPGDEVCGRWLREIGAAEVVRRLTGDGQQLPGVTDKRWAGLRARAERADPERDLAVARDAGTRFVCPGDAEWPAQLDDLGDARPTGLWVRGRPSLRIWALRSVAVVGARACTEYGAHMASVLGAGLAERGWVVVSGGAYGVDGATHRGALGAGGATVAVLACGVDRPYPRGHTQLITRIAEQGLVVGELPPGDHPTPSRFILRNRVIAALTRGTVVVEAAYRSGALVTARAAQRLGRYAIGVPGPATSALSAGVHELLRGDAVLVTDAAEVAELVCDMGELAPDRRGPVLPRDLLDPAAARVLAALPAHGTASPQDTARSAGTTADDAVARLYELRSLGFVERHGDGWKLTRQATISVDTDRGRC, encoded by the coding sequence ATGAGCGGGGCCAGCAGCGGTGGAGGGGGCAGCGGGGAGAGTGAATACCGCAGGGACGGCAGGGACGGTGGGGACGACGCGCGGCTCCACCGGGCCTTCCTCGCCCGCGTCGTCGAACCGGGGGACGAGGTCTGCGGACGGTGGCTCCGCGAGATCGGGGCCGCGGAGGTGGTCCGGCGGCTCACTGGAGACGGGCAGCAGCTGCCGGGTGTCACGGACAAGCGATGGGCGGGGCTGAGGGCCCGGGCCGAGCGGGCGGACCCGGAGCGGGACCTCGCCGTGGCACGGGACGCCGGGACGCGGTTCGTGTGCCCGGGGGACGCCGAATGGCCCGCACAGCTGGACGACCTCGGGGACGCGCGGCCCACCGGTCTGTGGGTGCGAGGGCGGCCCAGCCTGCGGATATGGGCGCTGCGCTCGGTGGCGGTCGTGGGGGCACGGGCCTGCACCGAGTACGGCGCGCACATGGCGTCCGTACTAGGCGCGGGGCTCGCCGAGCGGGGATGGGTCGTGGTGTCCGGGGGTGCCTACGGGGTGGACGGCGCGACACACCGCGGTGCGCTCGGCGCGGGCGGGGCCACCGTCGCCGTACTCGCCTGCGGGGTGGACCGGCCCTATCCGCGCGGGCACACACAACTGATCACCCGCATCGCCGAACAGGGGCTGGTCGTGGGCGAGTTGCCGCCCGGCGACCATCCGACACCGAGCAGGTTCATCCTGCGCAACAGGGTCATCGCGGCGTTGACCCGCGGCACGGTGGTCGTCGAGGCGGCGTACCGGAGCGGCGCTCTGGTCACGGCCCGGGCCGCTCAGCGGTTGGGCCGGTACGCGATAGGGGTACCGGGCCCGGCCACCAGCGCGCTCTCGGCAGGGGTGCACGAACTGCTGCGCGGGGACGCGGTGCTGGTCACGGACGCCGCGGAAGTGGCGGAGCTGGTCTGCGACATGGGCGAGCTGGCGCCGGACAGGCGTGGGCCGGTGCTGCCGCGCGACCTCCTGGACCCCGCCGCCGCCCGTGTGCTGGCCGCCCTGCCGGCCCATGGGACCGCATCGCCGCAGGACACCGCCAGGAGCGCCGGCACGACGGCGGACGACGCGGTCGCGAGACTGTACGAACTCCGCTCACTTGGGTTCGTCGAACGACACGGCGACGGCTGGAAGTTGACACGCCAGGCCACTATCTCCGTCGACACGGATCGGGGGCGATGCTGA
- a CDS encoding DUF2469 domain-containing protein, with protein sequence MSAEDLEKYETEMELKLYREYRDVVGLFKYVIETERRFYLTNDYEMQVHSVQGEVFFEVSMADAWVWDMYRPARFVKQVRVLTFKDVNIEELNKSDLELPSS encoded by the coding sequence ATGAGCGCCGAGGACCTCGAGAAGTACGAGACCGAGATGGAGCTGAAGCTCTACCGGGAGTACCGCGATGTCGTCGGTCTGTTCAAATACGTGATCGAGACCGAACGGCGCTTCTACCTCACCAACGACTACGAGATGCAGGTGCACTCGGTCCAGGGCGAGGTGTTTTTCGAGGTGTCCATGGCGGATGCCTGGGTGTGGGACATGTACCGGCCCGCTCGGTTCGTGAAGCAGGTACGCGTCCTCACATTCAAGGACGTGAACATCGAGGAGCTCAACAAGAGCGATCTCGAGCTGCCGAGCAGCTGA
- a CDS encoding YraN family protein — MKTSKARNALGKYGEDLAVRRLTDSGMTVLQRNWRSGRAGEIDIVARDGDALVVCEVKTRRTGTFEHPMAAVTPVKAQRLRGLAERWLQEHGGAPPGGVRIDVVGVLLPDRGAAVVEHVRGVA, encoded by the coding sequence ATGAAGACGTCCAAGGCACGCAACGCACTGGGAAAGTACGGCGAGGACCTGGCCGTACGACGGCTGACCGATTCGGGAATGACGGTCCTGCAGCGCAACTGGCGCTCGGGCAGGGCCGGCGAGATCGACATCGTGGCCCGGGACGGCGACGCGCTGGTCGTCTGCGAGGTCAAGACCCGCCGCACGGGAACCTTCGAGCACCCGATGGCCGCCGTCACCCCCGTCAAGGCGCAGCGGCTGCGCGGCCTCGCCGAGCGATGGCTGCAGGAACACGGAGGAGCCCCACCCGGCGGCGTCCGCATCGACGTCGTCGGCGTCCTGCTGCCCGACCGCGGTGCCGCCGTCGTGGAGCACGTGCGGGGGGTGGCCTGA
- the tsf gene encoding translation elongation factor Ts, with protein sequence MANYTAADVKKLRELTGAGMMDCKKALDEADGNVDKAVEALRIKGQKGVAKREGRSAENGAVVSIIADDNTSGVLVELKCETDFVAKGERFQAVANTIAEHVTKTSPADLEALLASEIEAGKTVQAYVDEANANLGEKIVLDRFAQFSGAYVGSYMHRTMPDLPPQIGVLVELDKADADLAKGIAQHIAAFAPKYLSREDVPAEVVESERRVAEETTRAEGKPEAALPKIVEGRVNGFFKEATLLGQPYALDQKKSVQKILDEAGVTLKRFVRIKVGI encoded by the coding sequence ATGGCGAACTACACCGCCGCTGACGTCAAGAAGCTCCGTGAGCTCACCGGCGCCGGCATGATGGACTGCAAGAAGGCGCTCGACGAGGCCGACGGCAACGTCGACAAGGCCGTCGAGGCGCTGCGCATCAAGGGCCAGAAGGGCGTCGCCAAGCGCGAGGGCCGCTCCGCCGAGAACGGCGCCGTGGTCTCCATCATCGCCGACGACAACACCTCCGGCGTCCTGGTCGAGCTGAAGTGCGAGACGGACTTCGTCGCCAAGGGCGAGAGGTTCCAGGCCGTCGCCAACACGATCGCCGAGCACGTCACCAAGACCTCCCCGGCCGACCTCGAGGCGCTGCTCGCGTCCGAGATCGAGGCCGGCAAGACGGTCCAGGCGTACGTCGACGAGGCCAACGCCAACCTGGGCGAGAAGATCGTCCTGGACCGCTTCGCGCAGTTCTCCGGCGCCTACGTCGGCTCGTACATGCACCGCACCATGCCCGACCTGCCCCCGCAGATCGGTGTCCTGGTCGAGCTGGACAAGGCCGACGCCGACCTCGCCAAGGGCATCGCGCAGCACATCGCCGCCTTCGCGCCGAAGTACCTCTCCCGTGAGGACGTTCCGGCCGAGGTCGTCGAGTCCGAGCGTCGCGTCGCCGAGGAGACCACCCGCGCCGAGGGCAAGCCCGAGGCGGCCCTCCCGAAGATCGTCGAGGGTCGGGTCAACGGCTTCTTCAAGGAAGCCACCCTTCTCGGTCAGCCGTACGCGCTCGACCAGAAGAAGTCCGTCCAGAAGATCCTGGACGAGGCCGGTGTCACCCTGAAGCGTTTCGTACGCATCAAGGTCGGCATCTGA
- a CDS encoding YifB family Mg chelatase-like AAA ATPase → MGFARTCSVALVGVEGVVVEVQADLEPGVAAFTLVGLPDKSLTESKDRVRAAVVNSGGEWPQKKLTVGLSPASVPKSGSGFDLAIACAALGASERIDPRALSDIVMIGELGLDGRVRPVRGVLPAVLAAADAGYEQVVVPECAAAEASLVPGVSVLGVRSLRQLIAVLTDEPVPDEEPDEQGRPDPLLAGLRMPGTGAATGMHSMGAMQHDHGHDLADVVGQHSARTAVEVAAAGGHHLFLEGPPGAGKTMLAERLPAILPRLSRGESLEVTAVHSVAGLLPPGKPLVDVAPYCAPHHSATMQALVGGGQGIARPGAASLSHRGVLFLDETPEFSSHALDALRQPLESGHVVIARSAGVVRFPARFLMVLAANPCPCGRFSQRDSLCECPSSAIRRYQARLSGPLLDRVDLRVEVDRVTRSELTERGARGESTETVADRVRAARDRAAARLTDTPWRTNSEVPGRELRSRWYASPGAMDDAERSLERGVLTARGLDRVLRVAWTVADLVGHDRPDATDVALALQLRTGVPRGVPMAIGALS, encoded by the coding sequence ATGGGATTCGCGCGTACGTGCTCGGTGGCCCTCGTCGGAGTGGAGGGCGTCGTCGTCGAGGTCCAGGCGGACCTGGAGCCCGGGGTCGCGGCGTTCACCCTGGTCGGCCTGCCCGACAAGAGCCTGACGGAGAGCAAGGACCGGGTGCGGGCGGCCGTGGTCAACTCCGGCGGCGAGTGGCCGCAGAAGAAGCTCACGGTGGGCCTCAGCCCGGCCTCGGTGCCCAAGAGCGGCAGCGGATTCGATCTCGCGATCGCCTGTGCGGCGCTGGGAGCCTCCGAGCGGATCGACCCACGGGCGCTCTCCGACATCGTGATGATCGGCGAGCTGGGGCTGGACGGGCGGGTCCGGCCCGTCCGAGGTGTGCTGCCGGCCGTGCTCGCCGCCGCGGACGCGGGATACGAGCAGGTGGTGGTGCCGGAATGCGCCGCCGCCGAGGCCTCGCTGGTGCCCGGGGTGTCCGTGCTCGGCGTCCGCAGCCTCCGGCAGCTGATCGCCGTCCTCACGGACGAACCGGTGCCTGACGAGGAGCCCGACGAGCAGGGCCGCCCGGATCCGCTGCTCGCGGGCCTGCGCATGCCGGGGACGGGCGCGGCCACGGGCATGCACAGCATGGGCGCCATGCAGCACGACCACGGGCACGACCTCGCCGACGTCGTCGGCCAGCACTCGGCACGGACCGCGGTGGAGGTCGCCGCGGCCGGCGGACACCACCTGTTCCTGGAAGGTCCACCGGGGGCGGGCAAGACGATGCTGGCCGAGCGACTTCCGGCCATCCTGCCGAGGCTCAGCCGCGGCGAGTCCCTGGAGGTCACAGCCGTCCACTCGGTCGCGGGCCTGCTGCCACCGGGCAAGCCCCTGGTCGACGTCGCGCCCTACTGCGCACCGCACCACTCGGCGACCATGCAGGCGCTCGTGGGAGGCGGCCAGGGAATCGCACGGCCGGGCGCGGCGTCGCTCTCCCACCGGGGAGTGCTCTTCCTCGACGAGACACCAGAATTCAGCAGCCACGCCCTCGACGCCCTGCGCCAGCCCTTGGAATCGGGGCACGTGGTGATCGCGCGCAGCGCCGGAGTCGTGCGCTTCCCTGCCCGGTTCCTCATGGTGCTCGCGGCGAACCCCTGCCCGTGTGGCCGCTTCTCGCAGCGGGACAGCCTGTGCGAGTGCCCGTCCTCGGCGATCCGCCGCTACCAGGCACGGCTCTCCGGACCTCTGCTCGACCGGGTCGATCTGCGGGTCGAGGTGGACCGCGTCACCCGGTCCGAACTCACGGAGCGGGGTGCGCGGGGCGAATCCACCGAGACGGTCGCCGACCGGGTGCGGGCGGCCAGGGACCGGGCCGCGGCGCGGCTGACGGACACTCCCTGGCGGACCAACAGCGAAGTGCCGGGGCGGGAGCTGCGCAGCCGTTGGTACGCCTCGCCGGGAGCCATGGACGACGCCGAGCGCAGTCTGGAGCGCGGCGTGCTCACCGCACGCGGTCTCGACCGTGTCCTGCGCGTCGCCTGGACCGTCGCGGACCTGGTGGGACACGACCGGCCCGACGCGACGGACGTGGCCCTCGCCCTGCAACTGCGCACCGGCGTCCCTCGGGGGGTGCCCATGGCGATCGGAGCGCTGTCATGA
- a CDS encoding PPOX class F420-dependent oxidoreductase, whose amino-acid sequence MSFTDEEIAYMRSQPLARVATLSPDGRQPDVVPLAFEYDGTHFWVGGSGSSVAGTRKFRNIRAGHHEVALVIDDLVSLNPFIARGVRVYGTAEEPVERVGMVGPGLYMRITPTVSWSWNMAGRPVGAEWYPSRRSVHEVPPSGRPDLSQGQGLGHGTYLGLGNPDDRQQP is encoded by the coding sequence ATGTCGTTCACCGATGAAGAGATCGCCTACATGCGGTCACAGCCGCTCGCCCGCGTCGCGACGCTGTCTCCCGACGGCCGGCAGCCCGACGTGGTCCCGCTCGCCTTCGAGTACGACGGCACGCACTTCTGGGTCGGCGGCAGCGGCTCGTCGGTCGCCGGGACCCGCAAGTTCCGCAACATCCGGGCCGGCCACCACGAGGTGGCCCTCGTCATCGACGATCTGGTGTCCCTGAACCCGTTCATCGCGCGAGGCGTACGGGTCTACGGCACCGCCGAAGAACCCGTCGAGCGTGTGGGGATGGTCGGCCCGGGGCTCTACATGCGCATCACGCCGACCGTCTCCTGGAGCTGGAACATGGCGGGCCGTCCGGTGGGCGCGGAGTGGTACCCGTCGCGGCGGTCGGTCCATGAGGTGCCGCCGAGCGGTCGGCCGGACCTGAGCCAGGGCCAGGGCTTAGGGCACGGCACGTACCTCGGACTCGGGAACCCCGATGACCGGCAGCAGCCGTGA
- the rpsB gene encoding 30S ribosomal protein S2, which translates to MAVVTMRELLESGVHFGHQTRRWNPKMKRFIFTERNGIYIIDLLQSLSYIDRAYEFVKETVAHGGTVMFVGTKKQAQEAIAEQATRVGMPYVNQRWLGGMLTNFSTVYKRLQRLKELEQIDFEDVAASGLTKKELLVLSREKAKLEKTLGGIREMSKVPSAVWIVDTKKEHIAVGEARKLNIPVVAILDTNCDPDEVDYKIPGNDDAIRSVTLLTRVIADAVAEGLISRSGAGKAAEGDKAAGEPLAAWERDLLEGGEKKADEAPAEAPAAEAPAAEEAPAAAEAEAPAAPEAPVAEAPAAAEEAEAEKPAEAAEQA; encoded by the coding sequence ATGGCCGTCGTCACGATGCGGGAGCTGCTGGAAAGCGGCGTCCACTTCGGTCACCAGACCCGTCGTTGGAACCCGAAGATGAAGCGATTCATCTTCACGGAGCGCAACGGCATCTACATCATCGACCTGCTCCAGTCGCTGTCGTACATCGACCGCGCCTACGAGTTCGTCAAGGAGACCGTCGCCCACGGCGGCACGGTCATGTTCGTCGGCACGAAGAAGCAGGCGCAGGAGGCGATCGCCGAGCAGGCGACCCGCGTCGGCATGCCCTACGTCAACCAGCGCTGGCTGGGCGGCATGCTCACCAACTTCTCCACCGTCTACAAGCGTCTGCAGCGCCTCAAGGAGCTTGAGCAGATCGACTTCGAGGACGTCGCCGCGTCCGGTCTGACCAAGAAGGAGCTTCTCGTGCTCTCGCGCGAGAAGGCCAAGCTTGAGAAGACCCTCGGTGGTATCCGCGAGATGTCCAAGGTTCCCAGCGCCGTCTGGATCGTGGACACCAAGAAGGAGCACATCGCGGTCGGTGAGGCCCGGAAGCTCAACATTCCGGTCGTCGCCATCCTCGACACGAACTGCGACCCCGACGAGGTCGACTACAAGATCCCGGGCAACGACGACGCGATCCGCTCCGTCACCCTGCTCACCCGCGTGATCGCCGACGCGGTCGCCGAGGGCCTCATCTCCCGTTCCGGTGCCGGCAAGGCCGCCGAGGGTGACAAGGCCGCGGGCGAGCCGCTCGCCGCGTGGGAGCGCGACCTGCTCGAGGGCGGCGAGAAGAAGGCCGATGAGGCTCCCGCCGAGGCGCCTGCTGCTGAGGCCCCTGCCGCCGAGGAGGCCCCCGCGGCCGCCGAGGCCGAGGCTCCGGCCGCTCCCGAGGCTCCCGTCGCCGAGGCCCCCGCCGCTGCTGAGGAGGCCGAGGCCGAGAAGCCGGCCGAGGCCGCCGAGCAGGCCTGA